The genomic DNA AACCGGCTCGGTCTTGCGATATCGCGTGAAGCGATGCTGCGCGAGGCACCAGCCGAGCATCGCCGCCCCCGGCTCGCCCTCCGCTAGCCGATACGTCCCCTCCGGCAAGCCATCGCCGAGCGACGCGATCCGCCACGGCGAGGTCACGTCCTCGTTGCACACCAGCAGCATCGCCCAATCGTCCGCCGCATCCCCCGGCAGGATCGCGCGATTGCCGGGCTTGCCGACCACCTTGTTCGCCGCCACCGCCGCGCGCGTCCGCGCCGGTTGCCGCGCGAGCCAGTCGGCATATTGGTCGGGGTGAACAACATGAATGGCGCGCGCGGTCTGGCCGCGATCGGCGGCGAGGAAGCTGGTAAAATCCGTCATCGCTACTTTCTTCTCCCCTCCCGCTTGCGGGAGGGGTCGGGGGAGGGGCTGTCACGAAACTGTCGCCATCGGACATGCCCTCCCCCAACCCCTCCCGCAAGCGGGAGGGGAGTTATGGGGCGTTCCCTTACCCACGGCTGCATCCTACATCGCACGCATGATCACTCATTCGACTCGCATGCTCATCCTCGGCTCCGGCCCCGCCGGGCTGTCAGCGGCCATTTACGGTGCGCGCGCCGGCATGAATCCGATCCTCGTCCAGGGCATCCAGCCCGGCGGTCAGCTGATGACCACCACCGATGTCGAGAACTACCCCGGTTTCGCGGACGTCATCCAGGGCCCCTGGCTGATGGAGCAGATGCAGAAGCAGGCCGAGCATGTCGGCACGAAGCTGATGTGGGACACGGTCGTCGAGGTCGATCTCACCCGCCGCCCGTTCCGCCTCACCGGCGACAGCGGCGACGTGTACGAAGGCGACGTGCTGGTGATCGCCACCGGCGCGCAGGCCAAGTGGCTCGGCCTTGCCAGCGAAGAGGCGATGAAGGGCAAGGGCGTCAGCGCCTGCGCCACCTGCGACGGCTTCTTCTACCGCGGCAAGAAGGTCGCGGTGATCGGCGGCGGCAATACCGCGGTCGAGGAAGCGCTGTACCTCACCAACCATAGCGACGACGTGACGCTGATCCACCGCCGCAGCACGCTGCGCGCCGAGCGGATCCTGCAGGAACGCCTGTTCGCGCACCCGAACGTGACGGTGCTGTGGAACAAGGAAGTCCGCGAGTTCGTCGACGGCGGCGGGACGAAGGGCCTAGTCGCCCTCGACCTGCTCGATAGCGAGACGGGCGAACACAGCCGGCTCGATGTCGACGGCGGCTTCGTCGCGATCGGCCACCATCCCGCGACCGAGCTGTTCCGCGGCC from Sphingomonas radiodurans includes the following:
- the trxB gene encoding thioredoxin-disulfide reductase: MLILGSGPAGLSAAIYGARAGMNPILVQGIQPGGQLMTTTDVENYPGFADVIQGPWLMEQMQKQAEHVGTKLMWDTVVEVDLTRRPFRLTGDSGDVYEGDVLVIATGAQAKWLGLASEEAMKGKGVSACATCDGFFYRGKKVAVIGGGNTAVEEALYLTNHSDDVTLIHRRSTLRAERILQERLFAHPNVTVLWNKEVREFVDGGGTKGLVALDLLDSETGEHSRLDVDGGFVAIGHHPATELFRGHLELDEDHYIKVETGSTRTSIPGVFACGDVMDKVYRQAVTAAGTGCMAALDAERFLAEAEFEAMAEAAE